A single window of Rhizobium indicum DNA harbors:
- the map gene encoding type I methionyl aminopeptidase: MVIANDDELTKLKEIGRICANAIQVMAAAMEPGMTTLELDQIGRKVLEDSGARSAPEFCYQFPGATCISINEEIAHGIPGPRVIRAGDLINIDVSAEKDGFFADTGASFTMPPVKPKIERLCRDGKRALWIGLNQVKSGEPLAKIGTAVGAFAQKNRYTLVANLASHGVGRSLHEEPAELSTWPDPSEKRMMTEGLVFTVEPFLSLGATWAEGGDDAWTLYADPKAPTVQYEHTVVATRNGPVVLTLPDERG, from the coding sequence ATGGTTATCGCAAACGACGACGAACTGACCAAGCTCAAGGAGATCGGCCGCATCTGCGCAAACGCCATTCAGGTGATGGCGGCGGCGATGGAGCCCGGCATGACGACGCTGGAGCTCGACCAGATCGGCCGCAAAGTGCTCGAGGATTCGGGCGCGCGTTCGGCGCCGGAGTTCTGCTACCAGTTTCCCGGTGCCACCTGCATCAGTATCAATGAGGAAATCGCCCACGGCATTCCCGGCCCGCGCGTCATCCGCGCCGGCGATCTCATCAATATCGACGTCTCGGCGGAAAAGGATGGCTTCTTCGCCGATACCGGCGCCTCTTTCACGATGCCGCCGGTCAAGCCGAAGATCGAGCGGCTCTGCCGCGACGGCAAGCGGGCGCTTTGGATCGGGCTCAACCAGGTCAAATCGGGCGAGCCGCTGGCGAAGATCGGCACAGCCGTCGGCGCCTTCGCGCAGAAGAACCGCTATACGCTGGTCGCCAATCTGGCGAGCCACGGCGTCGGCCGCTCCCTACATGAGGAGCCGGCCGAGCTCTCGACGTGGCCGGACCCTTCGGAAAAACGGATGATGACGGAAGGTCTCGTCTTCACCGTCGAGCCGTTTCTCTCACTCGGCGCGACATGGGCCGAAGGCGGCGACGATGCCTGGACGCTCTATGCCGATCCGAAGGCGCCGACCGTGCAATACGAACACACGGTGGTGGCGACGCGCAACGGGCCGGTGGTTCTGACCTTGCCGGATGAGCGAGGGTAG
- a CDS encoding tetratricopeptide repeat protein — MAFNDDSFIREVNEELRSDQMKGVWRRFGRYIVVVAILIVVGTAGKVLYDYWDDNRSSGTGDQFLAAMKLADENKNDEALAALDKLEKEGHGAYPVLARMRAATVQVQKGDTAAAIAAFNEIGKDNVVPAAVRDAAKMRAGWLLIENGTYEQVSAAIEEMAVPGNAFRHSAREALGLAAYKAGNMAQARQWFQSIVEDTDSPRNIANRAHMMLDLITASGKAPAAQG, encoded by the coding sequence ATGGCATTCAACGACGACAGCTTCATCCGTGAAGTCAATGAGGAATTGCGGTCTGACCAGATGAAGGGCGTCTGGCGCCGGTTCGGCCGCTATATCGTCGTCGTCGCCATCCTGATCGTCGTCGGCACCGCCGGCAAGGTTCTCTACGATTATTGGGACGACAACCGCTCCTCCGGCACCGGCGACCAGTTCCTGGCGGCGATGAAGCTAGCCGACGAGAACAAGAACGACGAGGCGCTGGCCGCGCTCGACAAGCTCGAGAAGGAAGGCCATGGCGCTTACCCGGTGCTGGCGCGCATGCGGGCCGCGACCGTGCAGGTGCAGAAGGGCGATACTGCCGCGGCAATCGCCGCCTTCAACGAGATTGGCAAGGACAATGTCGTTCCGGCCGCCGTGCGCGATGCCGCCAAGATGCGCGCCGGCTGGTTGCTCATCGAGAACGGCACTTACGAACAGGTTTCGGCGGCGATCGAGGAAATGGCCGTTCCGGGCAACGCCTTCCGTCATTCGGCGCGCGAGGCACTCGGCCTTGCCGCTTACAAAGCCGGCAACATGGCGCAGGCGCGGCAGTGGTTCCAGTCGATCGTCGAGGATACCGACAGCCCGCGCAATATTGCCAATCGCGCCCATATGATGCTTGATCTGATTACCGCATCCGGCAAGGCGCCCGCCGCTCAGGGCTGA
- a CDS encoding YbfB/YjiJ family MFS transporter produces the protein MLVSTRNSPPNLVSTAAAGAVAMAAAMGFGRFSYTPILPGMISGVPLSTADAGFIASANFVGYLVGAVLAAYGWAAGRERLVALLSLLATAILLAAMAATDSVAVFAIIRFLAGVASAFAMVFTSSIVLSHGAAADNDHVQAAHFGGPGAGIALSSVMVFLIGLGFHDGPGGWRADWIGGALYCAASLVVVFLLLPSAPAQSAQAGKEPALVWNRPMVLLTLSYGLFGFGYVITATFLVTIARLSATGPFVEFLCWFIAGLTAAVALFAWKPLVKPLGLGGVYVAALLVEAAGVLATVALPPSVAPLIGGALFGATFLAITAYGLQIGRKLSPDSPRRILAMMTAAFGVGQIVGPVVAGWIAERSGSFTVPTVIAAIALVACAALVMPVIKKIA, from the coding sequence ATGCTCGTCAGCACCCGAAACTCCCCGCCGAACCTTGTCTCCACCGCCGCTGCCGGTGCCGTTGCCATGGCCGCCGCCATGGGCTTCGGGCGCTTCTCCTACACGCCGATCCTGCCGGGGATGATCAGCGGCGTGCCACTTTCGACAGCGGATGCAGGCTTCATCGCGTCGGCCAATTTCGTCGGTTATCTCGTCGGCGCCGTGCTTGCAGCCTATGGCTGGGCGGCGGGGCGGGAGCGGCTCGTGGCGCTGTTGTCGCTGCTGGCAACCGCGATTCTGCTTGCCGCCATGGCCGCCACCGATTCCGTCGCCGTCTTTGCCATCATTCGTTTCCTGGCCGGTGTCGCCAGCGCCTTTGCGATGGTCTTCACATCCTCGATCGTGCTCAGCCACGGGGCTGCTGCCGACAACGATCATGTGCAGGCGGCACATTTCGGCGGGCCGGGGGCGGGCATCGCGCTGTCCTCGGTCATGGTGTTTCTGATCGGCCTCGGCTTTCACGACGGGCCGGGCGGCTGGCGCGCCGACTGGATCGGCGGGGCGCTCTATTGCGCGGCAAGCCTTGTCGTCGTTTTCCTGCTGCTGCCGTCGGCGCCGGCGCAATCGGCGCAGGCGGGCAAGGAGCCGGCGCTGGTCTGGAATAGGCCGATGGTGCTGCTGACGCTGTCTTACGGACTGTTCGGATTTGGCTACGTCATTACCGCGACCTTCCTCGTCACCATCGCGCGCCTTTCTGCAACCGGGCCCTTCGTCGAATTCCTCTGCTGGTTCATCGCTGGCCTGACGGCGGCGGTGGCGCTGTTTGCTTGGAAGCCGCTGGTCAAGCCGCTCGGGCTTGGCGGGGTCTATGTCGCGGCCCTTCTGGTCGAGGCCGCCGGCGTGCTTGCGACCGTGGCGCTGCCGCCTTCCGTTGCACCGCTGATCGGCGGCGCGCTGTTCGGGGCGACCTTCCTGGCGATCACCGCTTACGGGCTGCAGATCGGCCGCAAGCTTTCGCCTGACAGTCCGCGGCGGATCCTGGCGATGATGACGGCCGCCTTTGGCGTTGGCCAGATTGTCGGGCCTGTTGTTGCCGGCTGGATCGCCGAGCGCAGCGGCAGTTTTACCGTCCCGACGGTGATCGCCGCCATCGCGCTCGTCGCCTGCGCGGCGCTGGTCATGCCGGTGATCAAGAAAATCGCTTAG
- a CDS encoding SRPBCC family protein — protein MTASTQHELVLVREFDAPREKIYKAWTDPDLLKQWFVPRPWGVAEATLDVRPGGSSVVVMHDPEGNQYPNRGVYLEIVENEKIVFTDAYTSAWVPSEKPFFTGVILLEDLGNGRTKYTATALHWRAEDKEAHEKMGFHEGWGKAADQLAELLAKI, from the coding sequence ATGACCGCCAGCACACAACATGAACTCGTCCTCGTTCGCGAATTCGACGCGCCGCGCGAGAAGATCTATAAGGCATGGACCGATCCTGATCTGCTGAAGCAGTGGTTCGTGCCGCGTCCCTGGGGTGTGGCGGAAGCTACGCTCGACGTCCGCCCCGGCGGTTCCAGCGTCGTCGTCATGCATGACCCCGAGGGCAATCAATACCCGAACCGTGGCGTCTATCTCGAGATCGTCGAGAACGAGAAAATCGTCTTCACCGATGCCTATACCAGCGCCTGGGTGCCTTCCGAGAAACCTTTCTTCACGGGCGTCATCCTGCTCGAAGATCTCGGCAACGGTCGCACGAAATATACGGCCACGGCGTTGCACTGGCGCGCCGAGGACAAGGAAGCGCACGAGAAGATGGGTTTCCACGAAGGATGGGGCAAGGCTGCGGACCAATTGGCGGAGCTGCTGGCGAAGATATGA
- a CDS encoding RNA polymerase sigma factor, whose protein sequence is MTDIAWIDLALASARPKALGALLRYFRNLDTAEEAFQEACLRAIRTWPEKGPPRDPTAWLIFVGRNSGIDAVRKRAKIQALPDEDVISDTEDAESDIVERLDDSNYRDDILRLLFICCHPDLPATQQIALALRIVSGLSVPQIARAFLVSESAMEQRITRAKARVAKARVPFETPSPQERAERLSIVSTMIYLIFNEGYSQADPRHEAAAFSDEAIRLARLMLHIFPSEPELMGLLALMLLQISRRPARFNAGDEIVLLEDQDRSLWNQPFINEALALLDKALRHRKPAPYQIQAAIAAVHSRAKCAEDTDWVEIDLLYRALERLQPSPVITLNRAVVVSKLQGAQDALDLIDPLGEKLGGYFYYHGLRGGLLKQLGLTSQAREAFDRAIALAHSAAEAAHIRRQIDKMQEEATRPIAK, encoded by the coding sequence ATGACAGACATTGCCTGGATCGACCTCGCGCTTGCATCGGCCCGTCCGAAGGCGCTCGGCGCGCTGCTGCGCTATTTCCGCAATCTCGATACCGCGGAAGAGGCGTTTCAGGAAGCGTGTCTGAGGGCGATCCGGACATGGCCGGAGAAAGGGCCACCGCGTGATCCCACAGCCTGGCTCATCTTCGTTGGCCGCAACAGCGGCATCGATGCGGTGCGCAAACGGGCGAAGATCCAGGCTCTGCCTGATGAGGACGTCATCTCCGATACCGAGGATGCCGAAAGCGATATCGTCGAGCGGCTGGACGATTCCAATTATCGCGACGATATTCTGCGGCTGCTGTTCATCTGCTGCCATCCCGATCTGCCGGCAACCCAGCAGATCGCGCTTGCGTTACGCATCGTTTCCGGCCTTTCGGTGCCGCAGATCGCGCGTGCCTTCCTGGTTTCCGAAAGCGCCATGGAACAGCGCATCACCCGGGCCAAGGCGCGCGTCGCCAAGGCTAGGGTGCCTTTCGAAACGCCGAGCCCGCAGGAAAGAGCCGAACGGCTTTCGATCGTCAGCACGATGATCTACCTGATCTTCAACGAGGGCTACAGCCAGGCCGATCCCAGGCATGAGGCGGCTGCCTTCAGCGACGAAGCGATCCGGCTGGCGCGCTTGATGCTGCATATCTTCCCATCCGAACCGGAGCTGATGGGGCTGCTTGCGCTTATGCTCCTGCAGATCTCGCGCCGGCCGGCGCGCTTCAATGCCGGAGACGAGATCGTGCTGCTTGAAGATCAGGACCGGTCGCTCTGGAACCAACCGTTCATCAATGAGGCCTTGGCGCTGCTCGACAAGGCGCTGCGCCACCGCAAGCCCGCTCCTTATCAGATTCAGGCTGCCATCGCCGCTGTTCATTCCCGCGCAAAATGCGCCGAGGATACAGACTGGGTGGAGATCGATCTGCTCTATCGCGCGCTGGAGCGTCTCCAGCCATCGCCTGTCATAACGCTGAACCGGGCCGTCGTCGTCTCCAAGCTCCAGGGTGCGCAGGATGCGCTCGACCTCATCGATCCGCTTGGCGAAAAACTCGGCGGCTATTTCTATTATCACGGCCTGCGGGGCGGACTGCTGAAGCAGCTTGGCTTGACCAGCCAGGCGCGGGAAGCCTTCGACCGCGCCATTGCACTGGCCCATTCGGCGGCTGAGGCCGCCCATATCCGCCGGCAGATCGACAAGATGCAGGAAGAGGCCACGCGGCCGATTGCAAAATAA
- a CDS encoding YciI family protein, which translates to MLYAILCYAHEETVFAWTKEEEAAVMEKLYAVQEPLAASGKLGPVGRLMPTTAATTVRKGKDEPLVIDGPFAETKEALLGFYVVDFETLDEAIAFSKQLSSVNPGSTSYEIRPFYVFRPGDASS; encoded by the coding sequence ATGCTTTATGCAATCCTTTGTTACGCCCATGAGGAAACCGTCTTCGCCTGGACCAAGGAGGAGGAGGCTGCCGTCATGGAGAAACTCTACGCCGTGCAGGAGCCGCTTGCCGCATCCGGCAAACTCGGCCCCGTCGGCCGGCTGATGCCGACGACGGCTGCGACCACGGTGCGCAAGGGCAAGGACGAGCCCTTGGTCATTGACGGGCCTTTTGCGGAAACGAAGGAGGCGCTTCTCGGCTTCTACGTCGTCGACTTTGAAACGCTCGACGAGGCGATCGCCTTCTCGAAGCAGCTTTCATCCGTCAATCCAGGTTCCACTTCTTACGAAATTCGGCCTTTCTACGTCTTCAGGCCCGGAGATGCTTCATCATGA
- a CDS encoding PadR family transcriptional regulator has protein sequence MRGFKGGMFGGDFRMGRKFAAGDLQLVILALLAEQPRHGYELIKILEERSGGFYVPSPGVIYPALTYLEETGLAEVEAEGAKKLYRITETGRSRVEENRAMILQTFAKLERIGEKMAHVKRVFETDQRGGDEGDDGDFMQDGGDIRAARMLLRSALRMRYPWSKPEAARIATILERAATEILQGGRPGTRG, from the coding sequence ATGAGAGGTTTTAAAGGCGGCATGTTCGGCGGCGATTTCCGCATGGGCCGCAAATTCGCGGCGGGCGACCTGCAGCTGGTCATCCTGGCGCTGCTCGCTGAGCAGCCGCGCCACGGCTACGAATTGATAAAGATATTGGAGGAGCGCTCCGGCGGCTTCTATGTGCCGAGCCCGGGCGTCATCTATCCCGCGCTGACCTATCTCGAGGAAACCGGCCTCGCCGAGGTGGAGGCCGAGGGCGCCAAGAAGCTCTACCGCATCACCGAGACCGGCCGCAGCCGTGTCGAGGAAAATCGCGCCATGATCCTGCAGACCTTCGCCAAGCTGGAACGCATCGGCGAGAAGATGGCCCATGTGAAGCGTGTCTTCGAAACCGACCAGCGTGGCGGCGACGAGGGCGATGACGGCGACTTCATGCAGGACGGCGGCGATATCCGCGCCGCCCGCATGCTGCTGCGATCGGCCCTGCGGATGCGCTATCCCTGGTCTAAACCCGAAGCCGCCCGCATCGCCACCATCCTCGAACGCGCCGCCACCGAAATCCTGCAGGGCGGCAGGCCGGGAACGCGGGGTTAA
- a CDS encoding polysaccharide deacetylase: MSRSLLSACLSVSLLVPAIAQAVDRPKQLVIISFDGAHDNALWLKSREMAAKNGAHFTYFLSCTFLMNEAAKKAYQAPHQKRGKSNVGFAQSDDEIRERLGNIWHAHLEGHDISSHACGHFDGRLWSEADWSAEYATFHETLENAWKSVALQEPAGWQDLVDHGIKGFRAPYLAATAGADMIAAEKKAGFTYDASLVTKGPAMPVEEDGIIRFGLPLIPEGPNEKPIIGMDYNLFVRHSKGEEDTADSAEFEDRAYAAFKEAFDKQYAGARIPLQLGFHFVEMNGGAYWRALDKLVSDVCHRTDVACVSYSEAIPMIEARGKLQTSGL, encoded by the coding sequence ATGTCTCGTTCCCTCCTCTCCGCCTGCCTTTCTGTTTCGCTCCTCGTTCCGGCAATTGCCCAGGCGGTCGATCGGCCGAAACAGCTCGTCATCATTTCCTTCGACGGCGCCCACGACAACGCGCTGTGGCTGAAAAGCCGCGAGATGGCGGCGAAAAACGGCGCCCATTTCACCTATTTCCTTTCCTGCACTTTTCTGATGAACGAGGCGGCGAAGAAGGCCTACCAGGCGCCGCACCAGAAACGCGGAAAATCCAATGTCGGCTTCGCCCAGAGCGACGACGAGATCCGCGAGCGCCTCGGCAATATCTGGCACGCCCACCTCGAAGGACATGACATATCGAGCCATGCCTGTGGCCATTTCGACGGCCGCCTCTGGAGCGAGGCCGACTGGTCGGCCGAGTACGCCACCTTCCACGAGACGCTTGAGAATGCCTGGAAGAGCGTCGCTCTCCAGGAGCCGGCCGGCTGGCAGGATCTGGTCGATCACGGCATTAAGGGCTTTCGCGCCCCCTATCTCGCCGCAACTGCGGGCGCCGACATGATCGCCGCCGAAAAGAAGGCGGGCTTCACCTATGACGCAAGCCTCGTCACCAAAGGGCCTGCCATGCCTGTCGAGGAAGACGGCATCATCCGCTTTGGCCTGCCGCTGATCCCCGAAGGCCCGAACGAGAAGCCGATCATCGGCATGGACTACAATCTCTTCGTCCGCCATTCCAAGGGTGAGGAGGATACGGCCGATTCCGCGGAATTCGAGGACCGCGCCTATGCCGCCTTCAAGGAGGCTTTCGACAAGCAATATGCAGGCGCCCGCATCCCGCTACAGCTCGGCTTCCACTTCGTCGAAATGAACGGCGGCGCCTATTGGCGGGCGCTCGACAAGCTGGTCAGCGACGTCTGCCACCGAACGGATGTGGCCTGTGTCAGCTATTCGGAAGCGATCCCGATGATCGAAGCCCGCGGGAAATTGCAGACGTCAGGTCTTTGA
- the der gene encoding ribosome biogenesis GTPase Der produces MSFTVAIVGRPNVGKSTLFNRLVGKKLALVDDTPGVTRDRRPGDARLMGLTFTIIDTAGLEEADAESLQGRMRAQTEAAIDEADLSLFVVDAKSGLTPVDTDLAEMLRRRGKPVVLVANKSEARGSDSGFYDAYTLGLGEPTPISAEHGQGMLDLRDAIVAAIGEDRAYSEKEDVAVTDVDIPQSSDEGDEDEEPTYDETKPLRVAIVGRPNAGKSTLINRFLGEDRLLTGPEAGITRDSISVEWDWRGRTIKMFDTAGMRRKARVIEKLEKLSVADALRAIRFAETVVIVFDATIPFEKQDLQIVDLVLREGRAAVIAFNKWDMIEDRQAVLADLREKTDRLLPQARGIRAVPISGQTGWGLDKLMQSIIDTDKVWNKRISTARLNRWLETQQIQHPPPAVSGRRIKLKYMTQVKARPPAFMISCTRSDALPESYTRYLINGLRADFDMPSVPIRIHFRSPDNPFEGKKRRT; encoded by the coding sequence ATGAGTTTCACGGTCGCCATCGTCGGTCGTCCGAATGTCGGCAAGTCGACACTTTTCAACCGGCTGGTAGGCAAGAAGCTGGCGCTCGTCGACGACACGCCGGGTGTTACCCGCGACCGCCGGCCCGGCGATGCGCGGCTGATGGGCCTGACCTTCACGATCATCGACACGGCCGGTCTGGAAGAGGCCGATGCGGAAAGCCTGCAGGGCCGGATGCGGGCGCAGACCGAAGCGGCGATCGACGAGGCGGATCTTTCGCTTTTCGTCGTCGATGCCAAGAGCGGATTGACGCCCGTCGATACCGACCTTGCCGAAATGCTGCGCCGGCGCGGCAAGCCGGTGGTGCTCGTCGCCAACAAATCCGAAGCGCGCGGCTCCGACAGCGGCTTCTATGACGCTTATACGCTCGGCCTCGGTGAGCCGACGCCGATTTCGGCAGAACACGGGCAGGGCATGCTCGACCTGCGCGATGCGATTGTTGCGGCGATCGGCGAGGACCGTGCCTATTCCGAGAAAGAGGATGTGGCGGTTACCGACGTCGACATTCCGCAATCATCAGACGAGGGCGACGAGGACGAAGAGCCGACCTATGACGAGACGAAGCCGTTGCGCGTGGCGATCGTCGGGCGGCCGAATGCCGGCAAGTCGACGCTGATCAACCGCTTCCTCGGCGAGGACCGGCTTTTGACCGGGCCGGAAGCGGGCATCACCCGTGATTCCATCTCGGTCGAATGGGACTGGCGCGGCCGCACCATCAAGATGTTCGATACGGCAGGCATGCGCCGCAAGGCGCGGGTGATCGAGAAGCTGGAGAAGCTTTCGGTTGCCGATGCGCTGCGCGCCATCCGCTTCGCCGAAACCGTGGTCATCGTCTTCGATGCAACGATCCCTTTCGAAAAGCAGGATCTGCAGATCGTCGACCTCGTGCTGCGCGAGGGCCGTGCCGCCGTGATCGCCTTTAACAAGTGGGACATGATCGAAGATCGGCAGGCGGTGCTTGCGGATCTGCGCGAAAAGACCGACCGGCTGCTGCCGCAGGCGCGCGGCATCCGCGCCGTGCCGATCTCCGGCCAGACCGGCTGGGGGCTCGACAAGCTCATGCAGTCGATCATCGATACCGACAAGGTCTGGAACAAGCGCATCTCGACGGCCAGGCTCAACCGCTGGCTGGAGACGCAGCAGATCCAGCATCCGCCTCCGGCCGTTTCCGGCCGCCGCATCAAGCTGAAATATATGACGCAGGTGAAGGCCCGCCCGCCGGCCTTCATGATCTCGTGCACCCGGTCCGATGCGCTGCCGGAATCCTATACGCGCTATCTGATCAACGGGTTGCGCGCCGATTTCGACATGCCGAGCGTGCCGATCCGCATCCATTTCCGCTCGCCTGACAATCCGTTCGAAGGCAAGAAGAGACGGACCTAG
- a CDS encoding NnrU family protein: MTLLIVGIILFLGVHLVRVLVPDFRRSMIASLGEKGWRAAYSIASIATLILLIYGFGQARQVTGMLYNPPVWMAHIAITLMLIAMICLVASLLPAGHIATKTKHPMVLSVKIWALAHLLANGETSSVLLFTAFLAWGVILRISLKRRQRSGEITLRPFVSAKYDLYAIVIGIVVWALIIWKLHEWLIGVSPLVI; encoded by the coding sequence ATGACATTGCTTATCGTCGGCATCATACTTTTCCTCGGGGTGCATCTGGTGCGGGTGCTGGTGCCGGACTTTCGCCGTTCGATGATCGCAAGCCTCGGCGAGAAGGGCTGGCGGGCGGCCTATTCCATTGCCAGCATCGCCACGCTGATCCTGTTGATCTACGGCTTCGGGCAGGCGCGGCAGGTGACCGGAATGCTCTACAATCCACCGGTCTGGATGGCGCATATAGCAATCACGCTGATGCTGATCGCGATGATCTGTCTCGTCGCCTCGCTGCTGCCGGCGGGGCATATCGCGACCAAGACCAAACATCCGATGGTGCTGTCGGTGAAGATCTGGGCGCTGGCGCACCTGCTCGCCAATGGCGAGACGTCGTCGGTTCTGCTGTTTACCGCCTTTCTCGCCTGGGGCGTCATCCTGCGCATTTCCTTGAAACGGCGGCAGCGGTCAGGCGAAATCACGCTCCGACCGTTCGTCTCGGCCAAATACGACCTCTATGCGATCGTCATCGGCATCGTCGTCTGGGCGCTGATCATCTGGAAGCTGCACGAATGGTTGATCGGGGTTTCGCCGCTCGTCATCTGA
- a CDS encoding LLM class flavin-dependent oxidoreductase, protein MELGLYTFADVNPNPSRSKGAEGAERLKHLIEEIELADQVGLDVFGLGEHHRPDYAASAPAVVLAAAAVKTRNIRLTSAVTVLSSDDPVRVFQQFSTLDLISNGRAEIMAGRGSFIESFPLFGYNLEDYDQLFEEKLDLLLALRDSEVVEWKGELRAPINGRGVYPRPLQDPLPLWVAVGGTPQSVARAGALGLPVALAIIGGEPRRFAPLFDLYREAARRAGQDQSKLKTSINVHGFIADTTAAAADQFYGPQAEVMNRIGRERGWGPTNRAHFDMSRGPNGALFVGDPEVVAEKIIAHHALFKNDRFLLQMAIGLMPHAEIMRGIELYGTKVAPIVRKALTDNSEEAKATA, encoded by the coding sequence ATGGAACTGGGGCTTTACACATTCGCCGACGTCAATCCCAACCCCTCCCGCAGCAAGGGCGCGGAAGGGGCCGAGCGGCTGAAGCATCTTATCGAGGAAATCGAGCTTGCCGATCAGGTTGGGCTCGACGTCTTCGGCCTCGGCGAGCATCACCGACCCGATTATGCGGCGTCTGCTCCGGCGGTCGTGCTGGCGGCGGCAGCCGTCAAGACCAGGAATATCCGGCTGACCAGTGCGGTGACCGTGCTCTCCTCCGATGATCCGGTGCGGGTCTTCCAGCAATTTTCGACGCTCGACCTGATTTCCAATGGCCGGGCCGAGATCATGGCGGGGCGCGGCTCCTTCATCGAGTCCTTCCCGCTGTTCGGCTACAATCTCGAAGACTATGACCAGCTTTTCGAGGAGAAGCTCGATCTGCTGCTGGCGCTGCGCGACAGCGAGGTTGTGGAGTGGAAGGGTGAGCTTCGCGCGCCGATCAATGGGCGCGGTGTCTATCCCAGGCCGCTGCAGGATCCGTTGCCACTCTGGGTCGCGGTCGGCGGTACGCCGCAGTCGGTGGCGCGCGCCGGCGCCCTCGGCCTGCCGGTGGCGCTGGCGATCATCGGCGGCGAGCCGCGCCGTTTTGCGCCGCTCTTCGATCTCTACCGCGAGGCCGCGCGCCGGGCAGGGCAGGATCAGTCGAAGCTGAAGACCAGTATCAATGTCCATGGCTTCATCGCCGACACGACGGCGGCGGCGGCCGACCAGTTCTACGGCCCGCAGGCCGAGGTGATGAACCGCATCGGCCGCGAGCGCGGCTGGGGACCGACGAACCGGGCGCATTTCGACATGTCGCGCGGGCCGAACGGTGCGCTCTTCGTCGGTGATCCCGAGGTGGTCGCCGAAAAGATCATCGCCCATCATGCACTCTTCAAGAACGACCGCTTCCTGCTGCAGATGGCGATCGGCCTGATGCCGCATGCCGAGATCATGCGCGGCATCGAGCTTTACGGCACGAAAGTCGCGCCGATCGTCAGAAAGGCGTTGACTGATAACAGCGAAGAGGCGAAAGCCACGGCTTGA
- the sbmA gene encoding peptide antibiotic transporter SbmA yields MFHSFFPRPKLFFTSAVVWTLACVFFWYFAGIGLLTNLGFPPLPEDAQPVGAAFFVAPANLSFYLFFILCSALFCGVWHVIAHAHPWKIWSVWGSALIIFITYFGVQMDVAINVWRGPFFDLLQNALAGKPGITNENFYYLILKFLEIGTVGVIVSVVSAFLINHYVLRWRVAMNDFYMSKWQKLRHIEGASQRVQEDTMRFANIIEGLGVSLIGSVMTLIVFLPILSALSAHVTDLPILGAVPNSLVWLALGWSVLGTVLLAVVGVKLPGLNFRNQRVEAAYRKELVYGEDHEDRAQPVTVAELFSNVRRNYFRMYFHYLYFNVARYSYGQLDAIFLYFVLVPTFVAHKITLGIWQQIATAFGQVSNSFQYLVSSWTTIIELLSIHKRLQAFEAAIDDEPLPEIDQRYLEREAGVVHADG; encoded by the coding sequence GTGTTTCATTCGTTTTTTCCCCGACCGAAGTTGTTTTTTACGTCCGCGGTCGTATGGACGCTCGCCTGCGTTTTCTTTTGGTATTTCGCAGGCATTGGCCTTTTGACCAATCTTGGCTTTCCTCCGCTGCCGGAGGATGCGCAGCCGGTCGGAGCCGCGTTCTTTGTCGCACCCGCTAATCTGTCATTTTATCTATTTTTCATACTCTGCTCCGCTTTGTTCTGCGGTGTATGGCACGTTATCGCCCACGCGCATCCTTGGAAAATATGGTCGGTCTGGGGATCGGCGCTGATTATTTTCATTACGTATTTCGGCGTTCAGATGGATGTGGCAATTAATGTTTGGCGAGGACCTTTCTTTGACCTTCTTCAAAATGCACTCGCCGGAAAACCGGGTATCACCAATGAAAACTTCTATTATTTGATCTTGAAGTTCTTGGAGATCGGTACGGTGGGCGTGATTGTGTCCGTGGTGTCTGCATTTCTCATCAACCACTATGTGTTGAGATGGCGCGTGGCGATGAACGATTTCTACATGTCGAAGTGGCAGAAACTTCGTCATATCGAAGGAGCGTCGCAACGTGTCCAGGAAGACACGATGCGGTTTGCAAACATCATCGAAGGCCTCGGCGTCAGCCTCATCGGCTCGGTCATGACGCTTATCGTCTTCCTGCCAATCCTGTCAGCGCTATCGGCCCATGTAACCGACCTTCCAATCCTTGGCGCGGTTCCGAATTCCCTCGTCTGGCTCGCGCTTGGTTGGTCGGTTTTAGGCACCGTCCTCCTGGCTGTTGTCGGCGTAAAACTGCCAGGATTGAATTTTCGCAACCAACGTGTTGAGGCGGCTTATCGCAAAGAGCTCGTCTACGGCGAAGATCATGAAGATAGAGCCCAACCGGTAACCGTCGCCGAGTTGTTCTCGAACGTCAGGCGAAATTATTTCCGTATGTATTTTCACTATCTTTATTTCAATGTCGCACGTTATTCATACGGGCAGCTTGATGCGATATTTCTTTATTTCGTTTTGGTGCCGACTTTCGTCGCGCATAAGATCACGCTTGGGATATGGCAGCAGATTGCTACGGCTTTTGGCCAGGTCAGCAATTCGTTCCAATACCTCGTGAGTTCCTGGACGACTATCATCGAACTACTCTCCATCCACAAACGCCTCCAGGCCTTCGAAGCGGCAATCGACGACGAGCCGCTGCCTGAGATCGACCAGCGTTATCTGGAGCGTGAGGCGGGTGTTGTTCACGCCGACGGCTGA